In the Lebetimonas natsushimae genome, one interval contains:
- a CDS encoding ATP-grasp domain-containing protein — translation MKKMLILGGSHAEIPIIQVAKELGYFVITTGNKETDIGHKFSDKYIKEDYSNKEAMLNLVKNLKIDEICPGSNDFAALSASYISDKLNIGNFDNYKVSQIIHNKDLFKKFANENNIPIPKAKGFSNFNSAINEIKNFKFPIIIKPVDLSGGKGVTKIDKFNIKEIKKSLEEAFNKSKAKRIIIEEFIEGTNHGFTAIIKNKKIIFYFCDDEYYYKNKYLVAGASTSLTINRKITRQLITNIEKIAKLLNLKDGIIHTQFILKNDEIYIIEVCRRIPGDLYLELVEYATDINYAELILKSFIGKKINNPVNKNNNLITRHCLMTNKNGILADIIFDKTIKKNIIKKFIWGKKGDIINDYLTYKAGIVFLKYKTKEEMKEKINIIYDLIKLKVK, via the coding sequence ATGAAAAAAATGTTAATTTTGGGTGGAAGTCATGCTGAAATTCCTATAATTCAAGTAGCAAAAGAATTAGGTTATTTTGTTATTACAACCGGTAACAAAGAAACCGATATCGGACATAAATTTTCTGATAAATATATAAAAGAAGATTACTCCAATAAAGAAGCTATGTTAAATTTAGTTAAAAATTTAAAAATAGATGAGATATGTCCTGGAAGTAATGATTTTGCAGCTTTATCGGCTTCATATATTTCAGATAAATTAAATATAGGCAATTTTGATAATTATAAAGTTTCTCAAATTATTCATAATAAAGATCTTTTTAAAAAATTTGCAAATGAAAACAATATACCTATTCCAAAAGCAAAAGGTTTTTCTAATTTTAATTCAGCAATAAATGAAATAAAAAATTTCAAATTCCCTATAATAATAAAACCTGTAGATCTAAGTGGTGGAAAAGGTGTTACAAAAATTGATAAATTTAATATAAAAGAAATTAAAAAATCTTTAGAAGAAGCTTTTAACAAATCAAAAGCAAAAAGAATTATTATTGAAGAATTTATTGAAGGTACAAATCATGGTTTTACAGCTATTATAAAAAACAAAAAAATAATTTTTTATTTTTGTGATGATGAATATTATTATAAAAATAAATATTTAGTAGCAGGGGCTTCTACTTCTTTAACAATAAACCGCAAAATAACAAGACAATTAATTACCAATATTGAAAAAATTGCAAAATTATTAAACTTAAAAGATGGAATTATTCATACTCAGTTTATTTTAAAAAATGACGAAATCTATATAATAGAAGTTTGTAGGAGAATTCCTGGCGATTTATATCTTGAATTAGTTGAATATGCAACAGATATAAATTACGCTGAATTAATTTTAAAAAGTTTTATAGGCAAAAAAATTAATAATCCAGTAAATAAAAATAATAATTTAATTACTCGCCATTGTTTAATGACTAATAAAAATGGAATATTAGCAGATATTATATTTGATAAAACCATAAAAAAAAATATAATAAAAAAATTCATATGGGGTAAAAAAGGGGATATTATTAACGATTATTTAACATATAAAGCTGGAATAGTGTTTTTAAAATATAAAACAAAAGAAGAAATGAAAGAAAAAATTAATATAATTTATGACTTAATAAAATTAAAAGTAAAATAA
- a CDS encoding glycosyltransferase, whose protein sequence is MKFSIIIPTYNSEKTIARSIISVLNQTYNNLEIIIVDDCSIDNTLNIVKNIKDYRIKIYKTNINSGPGIARNIGIEKSEGDWILFLDSDDELENFAISELHNFIKENNLKNNDIIAYNWKFINKNIQKFEGRYDFNSLKKEKIELIKDFISLGMDGSVIYTLFPTYLLKYNNIKFENGYHEDIYFIFQAYVKAQKIHILDKKIYKKFNRSNSIINTISKKHIDDYFKSFIKIYEFLKKEKIFSQNIKKHYIIGIINIIAVEILNIYRNCVKETEQIKLYKYLYEKILQVESLLSINLKKKIQTIHKNTKYFMIVNYFLNNIDKQITKINKFLKDISKKSWSCYDLHNSLFLSYNEIRTCCKRFFDNGKMKGDIVLLNANKENITPENILKAKQNLYYKINRDEAEECKNCPFLEFKEWGYIDKLNVEHLSLEYHSICNMKCIYCSEIYYGGEKPKYNVKQLIQGLYENNSLKKIKSIVWGGGEPTLDKNFLEILNFIIKKFPKIKPIIITNATKYVPEICNFLKENKIRITTSIDAGIEKTFFYIRNSKSFYKIFNNLQKYSKCDNDGNITIKYIILDENKDLNNIKNFVNLINKYNLIKNNFQISFNFKKEIVDIDSIVAIIILYTLLKQHGANIVFLDDLLRQRLKIDDNKYNELIKKLKNYGYDEFLFNPNLYKKVIIWGAGVQTKQLLTNSYLIKKTEIAYIVDDTSSKIGKNFFGYPVYSSNKLVDDNYPIIISASQNTPLIIKKFNKLGINKNRLIEKVII, encoded by the coding sequence ATGAAATTTTCTATAATTATTCCAACATATAATTCTGAAAAAACTATTGCTAGAAGTATAATTAGTGTTTTAAATCAAACATATAATAACTTAGAAATAATAATAGTTGATGATTGTTCAATCGATAATACTTTAAATATAGTAAAAAATATAAAAGATTATAGAATAAAAATTTATAAAACCAACATAAATTCAGGTCCTGGTATTGCAAGAAATATTGGAATAGAAAAATCTGAAGGAGATTGGATATTATTTTTAGACAGTGACGATGAATTAGAAAATTTTGCTATTTCTGAATTACATAATTTTATAAAAGAAAATAATCTAAAAAATAACGATATTATTGCTTATAATTGGAAATTTATTAATAAAAATATTCAAAAATTTGAAGGACGATATGATTTTAATAGTTTAAAAAAAGAAAAAATTGAATTAATTAAAGATTTTATCTCATTGGGTATGGATGGATCAGTTATTTATACATTATTTCCAACCTATTTATTAAAGTACAATAACATTAAATTTGAAAATGGATATCATGAAGATATTTATTTTATATTTCAAGCATATGTAAAAGCGCAAAAAATACATATTTTAGATAAAAAAATATACAAAAAGTTCAATAGAAGCAACTCTATTATTAATACAATTTCAAAAAAACATATTGATGACTATTTTAAATCATTTATAAAAATATATGAATTTCTAAAAAAAGAAAAAATTTTTTCACAAAATATAAAAAAACATTATATTATAGGCATAATTAATATAATAGCAGTAGAAATTTTAAATATATACAGAAATTGTGTTAAAGAAACAGAACAAATAAAACTTTATAAATATTTATATGAAAAAATACTGCAAGTTGAATCTTTATTATCTATAAATTTGAAAAAGAAAATACAAACAATACACAAAAATACAAAATATTTTATGATTGTAAATTATTTTTTAAATAACATTGATAAGCAAATAACAAAAATAAATAAATTTCTAAAAGATATTTCTAAAAAAAGTTGGAGTTGTTATGACCTGCATAATTCATTATTTTTATCTTACAATGAAATAAGAACATGCTGTAAAAGATTTTTTGATAATGGAAAAATGAAAGGGGATATTGTCTTATTAAATGCAAACAAAGAAAATATTACTCCTGAGAATATTTTAAAAGCTAAACAAAATTTATATTATAAAATAAATCGAGATGAAGCTGAAGAATGTAAAAATTGCCCATTTTTAGAATTTAAAGAGTGGGGATATATTGATAAATTAAATGTTGAACATTTATCATTAGAATATCATTCAATTTGTAATATGAAATGTATATATTGCAGTGAAATTTATTACGGTGGAGAAAAACCAAAATATAATGTTAAACAATTAATACAAGGACTATATGAAAATAATTCTTTAAAAAAGATAAAATCAATAGTTTGGGGCGGTGGAGAGCCTACATTAGATAAAAATTTTTTAGAAATTTTAAATTTTATTATAAAAAAATTTCCTAAAATTAAACCAATAATTATCACAAATGCAACTAAATATGTACCAGAAATTTGTAATTTTCTAAAAGAAAATAAAATACGAATTACTACAAGCATTGATGCTGGAATAGAAAAAACATTTTTTTATATTAGAAATAGTAAATCTTTTTATAAAATTTTTAATAATTTACAAAAATATAGTAAATGCGATAACGATGGAAATATAACTATAAAATATATCATCCTAGATGAAAACAAAGATTTAAATAATATAAAAAATTTTGTAAACTTAATAAATAAATATAATTTAATAAAAAATAACTTTCAAATTAGTTTTAATTTTAAAAAAGAAATTGTTGATATTGATTCGATTGTAGCTATAATTATTTTATATACTCTATTAAAACAACATGGAGCTAATATAGTATTTTTAGATGATCTTTTAAGACAACGATTAAAAATTGATGATAATAAATATAATGAATTAATTAAAAAATTAAAAAACTATGGTTATGATGAGTTTTTATTCAACCCTAATTTATATAAAAAAGTAATTATATGGGGAGCAGGAGTACAAACAAAACAATTATTAACAAATTCATATTTGATAAAAAAAACAGAAATAGCATATATTGTTGATGACACTTCATCAAAAATTGGTAAAAATTTTTTCGGATATCCCGTTTATAGTTCAAATAAGTTAGTAGACGACAATTATCCAATAATTATTTCAGCTTCTCAAAATACGCCTTTAATTATAAAAAAATTTAATAAATTGGGAATAAATAAAAATAGATTAATTGAAAAAGTTATCATATGA
- a CDS encoding Gfo/Idh/MocA family protein: MKKLKIAFLGGGINSAVGQVHRIAVEMDKKFELVAGCFSKNEKINLQTAKIYDIDIKRCYNSLEELIKYEKNNIDAISILTPIPNHKNEIIKCLDNNIKVICEKAIALSVEEASEIKKALKRNNGFLAVIYNYTGYPMLRELKHMIKNNKLGKINQIHIEMPQESFIKLNKNPQDWRLKDYILPTIYLDLASHIHNIIYFLIEEKPLEIIAINNNFGNFNVIDNTIAIINYTGNVVSNIWFSKSAIGHRNGLKVRVYGEKGSATWYQMKPENLYFCDNTGNKFIIDRESPNAIISKKKRYNRFKAGHPIGFIEAFANYYCDIYDSILHNQLNEYVFGIEEAIEGLKLLTAMNKSSKNKKWENIQ; the protein is encoded by the coding sequence ATGAAAAAATTAAAAATAGCATTTTTAGGAGGAGGCATAAATTCAGCAGTAGGTCAAGTTCACAGAATTGCAGTTGAAATGGATAAAAAATTTGAATTGGTAGCAGGATGCTTTAGTAAAAATGAAAAAATAAATTTACAAACAGCAAAAATTTATGATATTGATATTAAGAGATGTTATAACAGTTTAGAAGAGTTAATTAAATATGAAAAAAATAATATTGATGCAATATCAATATTAACTCCAATACCAAACCACAAAAATGAAATAATAAAATGTTTAGATAATAACATAAAAGTAATTTGTGAAAAAGCTATTGCTTTATCAGTGGAAGAAGCATCAGAAATAAAAAAAGCTTTAAAAAGAAATAATGGTTTTTTAGCTGTAATATATAATTATACTGGTTATCCAATGTTACGAGAATTAAAACATATGATAAAAAATAATAAATTAGGCAAAATTAATCAAATACATATCGAAATGCCTCAAGAAAGTTTTATTAAATTAAATAAAAACCCTCAAGATTGGCGCCTTAAAGATTATATTTTACCTACAATATATTTAGATTTAGCAAGTCATATACACAATATTATATATTTTTTAATAGAAGAAAAACCTTTAGAAATTATTGCAATTAATAATAACTTCGGCAATTTTAATGTTATAGATAATACTATAGCTATAATTAATTATACTGGTAATGTCGTTTCAAATATTTGGTTTAGTAAATCAGCTATTGGTCATAGAAATGGTCTAAAAGTAAGGGTATATGGAGAAAAAGGTTCTGCAACATGGTATCAAATGAAACCTGAAAATTTATATTTTTGCGATAATACAGGAAATAAATTTATTATTGATAGAGAAAGTCCAAATGCAATAATTTCTAAAAAAAAGAGATACAACAGATTCAAAGCAGGTCATCCTATTGGATTTATAGAAGCTTTTGCAAATTATTATTGCGATATTTATGATTCAATATTACATAATCAATTGAACGAATATGTTTTTGGAATAGAGGAAGCTATTGAAGGGCTTAAATTATTAACTGCTATGAATAAATCAAGTAAAAATAAAAAATGGGAAAATATACAATGA
- a CDS encoding TDP-N-acetylfucosamine:lipid II N-acetylfucosaminyltransferase, with protein sequence MILHIMADSSKHINYPFIEFVNNHFDKNEHFFILCSAEKNISKFENAITKDIFTQEEFFIKNMKKAKQIILHGLWYDKLCEILLNNEKFFEKTYWVMWGGDFYFPEKQSEIKKETIKHIKFFVTENKWDYKYLINKYSIKGKRINCFAYPSNIYKEINTRLKKKSIINIQIGNSADPTNNHKDILNKLYKYKNKNIRVYAPLSYGDTIYAEKIIKYGKNLMKNKFIPIKKIIPLKNYLNFLSNIDIAIFAHERQQAFGNIITLLGMGKKIYLKPNNSLWKYFQEKEIIVYDYNNLENTLFEKKDLSKNVEIIKFYFSIENLKAQWENIFII encoded by the coding sequence ATGATACTTCATATAATGGCTGATAGTTCAAAACATATAAATTATCCTTTTATCGAATTTGTTAATAATCATTTTGATAAAAATGAGCATTTTTTTATTCTTTGTAGTGCTGAAAAAAATATTTCAAAATTTGAAAATGCAATTACAAAAGATATTTTTACACAAGAAGAATTTTTTATTAAAAATATGAAAAAAGCAAAACAAATTATACTCCATGGTCTTTGGTATGATAAACTTTGCGAAATACTTTTAAATAATGAAAAATTTTTTGAAAAAACTTATTGGGTAATGTGGGGAGGAGATTTTTATTTTCCTGAAAAGCAAAGTGAAATAAAAAAAGAAACCATTAAACATATAAAATTTTTTGTTACAGAAAACAAATGGGATTATAAATATTTAATTAATAAATATTCTATTAAAGGAAAAAGAATAAATTGTTTTGCTTATCCTTCTAATATTTACAAAGAAATAAATACCAGATTAAAAAAAAAATCTATTATAAATATTCAAATTGGAAATTCTGCAGATCCTACTAATAATCATAAAGATATATTAAATAAACTTTATAAATATAAAAATAAAAATATTAGAGTATATGCTCCTTTATCTTATGGAGATACAATATATGCTGAAAAAATTATAAAATACGGTAAAAATCTTATGAAAAATAAATTTATACCCATTAAAAAAATTATACCTTTAAAAAATTATTTAAACTTTTTAAGCAACATTGATATAGCTATATTTGCTCATGAAAGGCAACAAGCATTTGGCAATATTATTACTTTATTAGGAATGGGTAAAAAAATCTATTTAAAACCTAATAACAGTTTATGGAAATACTTTCAAGAAAAAGAGATAATTGTGTATGATTACAATAATTTAGAAAATACATTATTTGAAAAAAAAGATTTATCTAAAAATGTAGAAATAATTAAATTTTATTTTTCCATTGAAAATTTAAAAGCGCAATGGGAAAATATTTTTATAATTTAA
- the rfbB gene encoding dTDP-glucose 4,6-dehydratase yields the protein MLKNILITGGAGFIGSNFIPYFLEKYPEYKIINLDKLTYAGNLENLKEVKNNPRYKFIKGDICNRELVEFIFDEFDIKSVIHFAAESHVDNSIKNPGVFVETNVNGTYTLIDVAYKYWMDGPFKYKEGYEDCRFHHISTDEVYGTLPEDPNILFTEKTPYAPNSPYSASKASSDMIIRSYHHTYGMNTIITNCSNNYGPKQHDEKLIPTIIRNALQGNPIPIYGDGKNIRDWLYVLDHCKGIDLAYHKGKNGDTYNIGGRNERTNIYIANKICEILDELYPIKKNSKLNTQHSKLKSYKELITFVSDRPGHDRRYAIDASKIENELGWRADENFESGIVKTVRWYLEKYK from the coding sequence ATGTTGAAAAACATTCTTATAACAGGTGGGGCTGGGTTTATAGGAAGCAATTTTATTCCGTATTTTTTGGAAAAATATCCTGAATATAAAATAATCAATTTAGATAAACTAACATATGCGGGAAATTTAGAAAATTTAAAAGAAGTGAAAAATAATCCAAGATATAAATTTATAAAAGGTGATATTTGCAACAGGGAATTAGTAGAATTCATTTTTGATGAATTTGATATAAAAAGTGTAATTCATTTTGCGGCAGAATCTCATGTAGATAATTCTATTAAAAATCCTGGTGTTTTTGTAGAGACAAATGTAAATGGTACTTATACATTAATAGATGTGGCTTATAAATATTGGATGGATGGACCTTTTAAATATAAAGAAGGATATGAAGATTGCAGGTTTCACCATATTTCCACTGATGAAGTATATGGAACTTTGCCGGAAGATCCTAATATACTCTTTACTGAAAAAACACCTTATGCTCCAAATTCACCATACAGTGCTAGTAAAGCAAGTTCTGATATGATTATCAGAAGTTATCATCACACATACGGAATGAATACAATTATTACAAATTGTTCAAACAATTATGGACCAAAACAACATGATGAAAAACTGATACCTACAATTATAAGAAATGCCCTGCAAGGCAACCCTATACCTATATACGGAGATGGTAAAAATATAAGAGATTGGCTTTATGTGTTAGATCACTGTAAAGGAATAGATTTAGCTTATCATAAAGGTAAAAATGGAGACACATATAATATTGGTGGAAGAAATGAGAGAACTAATATTTATATAGCAAATAAAATATGTGAGATATTAGATGAATTATATCCTATAAAAAAAAATTCAAAACTTAACACTCAACATTCAAAACTAAAAAGTTATAAGGAACTTATAACTTTTGTATCTGACAGACCTGGACATGATAGAAGATATGCAATAGATGCAAGTAAAATAGAAAATGAACTTGGCTGGAGAGCAGATGAAAATTTTGAAAGTGGTATTGTTAAGACTGTTAGGTGGTATTTGGAAAAATATAAATGA
- the rfbA gene encoding glucose-1-phosphate thymidylyltransferase RfbA produces the protein MKGIILAGGKGTRLYPITKGISKHLLPLYNKPMIYYPLSILMLSKIKEILIISNYEYIKNYKRIFKDGSQLGLKIKYAVQEEAKGIAEAFILGEQFIENKNVCLVLGDNIIYGHGLIDLLNNAKKNVKKNNSVIFGYNVNNPQEYGIVEFDKNGKVISIEEKPKNPKSNYAVVGLYFYPNDVIKKAYNVKPSARGELEITSINEMYLKENRLKVELLGRGYAWFDTGTHDSLLDASNFIRTIEKRTGLKVACIEEIAYNNKWIDRNQLQKLAKKFEKTEYGKYLMEIAGD, from the coding sequence ATGAAAGGGATAATTCTAGCTGGAGGAAAAGGAACAAGACTATATCCTATAACAAAAGGAATATCCAAACATTTACTTCCTCTTTATAATAAACCAATGATATATTATCCACTTTCCATATTAATGTTAAGTAAGATCAAAGAAATATTAATTATTTCAAATTATGAATATATAAAAAATTACAAAAGAATCTTTAAAGATGGCAGTCAATTGGGATTAAAAATTAAATATGCAGTTCAGGAAGAAGCAAAAGGTATAGCAGAAGCATTTATTTTAGGTGAGCAATTTATAGAAAATAAAAATGTATGTTTAGTATTAGGTGATAATATTATTTACGGTCACGGTTTAATAGATTTATTAAATAATGCAAAAAAAAATGTTAAAAAAAACAATTCAGTAATTTTTGGATACAATGTAAACAACCCACAGGAATATGGAATAGTAGAATTTGATAAAAACGGAAAAGTAATAAGCATAGAAGAAAAGCCAAAAAATCCAAAAAGTAATTATGCGGTAGTAGGGCTTTATTTTTATCCAAATGATGTTATTAAAAAAGCTTACAATGTCAAACCAAGTGCCAGAGGTGAATTAGAAATTACTTCAATAAATGAAATGTATTTAAAAGAAAACAGATTAAAAGTAGAACTTCTGGGCAGAGGATATGCATGGTTTGATACAGGAACACATGACAGTTTACTTGATGCATCTAATTTTATAAGAACCATTGAAAAAAGAACAGGTTTAAAAGTTGCTTGTATAGAAGAAATTGCTTACAATAATAAATGGATAGATAGAAATCAACTTCAAAAATTAGCTAAAAAATTTGAAAAAACTGAATATGGAAAATATTTAATGGAAATCGCAGGAGATTAA